atttttgagttatcgcgttttttagattttttcaaaagaagtcaaaaatgcaacttcaaaaatttattaaaaaaaagtatcaattaaaatgtattttttttctgatttataataatgattaaacattggaaatttttcaatatttaaacaataattatcggtccaaatttaaaaatgcgagacaatattttttgtatatttttttccctcaaatatgcctgaaaaataaaaaaaatcattatgaaacttgttctgcagattattttaaaaacataatcgattacttagctttccgaaaatgtataaaaactaggaatttatttcaaagcaaccgaaataaaatgatcagaaaggacgctggtggaaattcgtattcgaacataaccgaattcgtactaaaggtcgctctttaaaattcctacaaaattgatttaaaataataaccaatgtaaaagaacttacttatttacttaacttacttaaaacaaatttaaaataaaatttagatacataaacagttgagtagctaagttacaattaagatattttgtattatcattttaatcctgtcttattattttaatcctgtgcacgttattaacgaaggatgctgaaagaagagttgctttctgtagattcatgcttaatgaggatttagaagatgcatctttttttaaaaaatcctctggaccgacaaattcaaatttgatcaaaatggtattactaactaccacaacaaacattattggagtgaaaaaaAGCAATCTAATTACTGCAACTTATGAAGattttttggcaaaaaaatgtttagccTCCTCGAAGACGTACCTTTGACTACTAggcaaaatatgatataccagTAAGACGGATGTCCTGCACATTTTGGTATCAATGCTAGGCGATGGCTTGATAGCCATTTTCCTAATCATTGGATAGGCCGAAGGGGACCCTTCCCATGGCCCGCGAGGAGTGCGGCTTAACGCCGgttgatttctatatttggggtcacattaaatccctagtttatgacgtctcgcctgtgtcatccgcggaagaaatcaaaataagaattatgaacggTTCAAATACAATgtggaataatttgactagttcggtgGTTAggtcacaacttagaaaaagaatgcgactGCGTTCGCAacaggggaagtcacttcgagcaagaactaggctaaattacaaaatatctaactaaaatattgatcgtaactttttttttaataaatttttgaagttgcaattttgacttattttgaaaaaatctaaaaaacgtgataactcaaaaatggttcacttttgcatcatgcatatgggggttgaaattattgcaaaaagtcacccctatcacctattatatatagttacaagctattcgtttttttttaattgtttttgatgTGTAACATCTTTTCTTGCTTTCTTGCAATCTGTACGAGTGATTTCATGAAGAGGGACGGAAGTGTATAGCAGGAAGCCGGCGAAGCGCACgctatttaatttaacgaatGAGCGCATGATGTTCTAGAGTTTCCCGCCATAACTCCGAATTCAGATGGTAGCAACCCATTTTCCCGGGGTGTTGTGGACGCGAGATCTCAGATGTACACATATTACTCGACTACTACATGGCTCagccgtttttttttaaattgtttgttgatagttattccaaccacaagaggaaaaacaaaaattaacatttcccatcgaattgacgcgatatcattgatcCAGagcttaaataatgtataatattaattatagatttgCTAAAAATTGCGTTTGAAATGTAAACGAAGCTGTTATCTacttcggaagtaaaattaaaatggatataagtaCTTAGATGAGTGAATGGTTGTATTATCAACATACAacctgtttaataaatataaaaaactacatCTGTTTGTTTGCACAACTCCGGCGTTTCTAACTATTATAAATCTTAGGGAATACTGAGAAAACTACAGtcttttatctttattccttagACTGGAATATGTTTTATgatgattttttctttttgtgcttcaatcacgtgaaaactactAAACGTAACGGTATGAGACTAACCAATCGACAATCGATTTATTGTTAATTGGATTTGTATAGTTAATTGCTCAACCATGTataaaaaccataaaataattactttagtgtaaaaaaaaaaaactattgtatataatacCTAATTGAAGGGATAGaaatcaagaaatatttatggaatcgtgatttttattttgtatatccaTACTtccacactaatattataaatgcgaaagtaactctgtctgtctgtctgcctgtctcgctttcacgccaaaattactggaccgatttaaatgaaatttggtacacaaatagtctagagcctgagaatgaactttttatttgaaaaaaaagggctgtaaagggttgaaaagggggatgaaaggttgtcagttgttgaaagtattgttatttttagaactagaagcataaaacttatatgtacacttataaactaacatatcatgatacccactaaggagcgaattttggaaattctacccctaaaggggtgaaataggggatgaaagtatgtatgaaagtccatatttttttaagttagaaacataaaactttatttttgggatactgattaaaaaggggTAGATActaatttaagtgtttctgcatattctacccctacgaggatgaaataagggttggaagtttgtatagaaatccggcatttttgaagttagaaactagaaatcttatttataggataccgattaaaattgagttgatacgtatttaaacgtttctggatattgtatgcctaaggagggaaattgggttaacacttcgtatataggatagtctggaagaccgtcatttttgaagttagaagcaggaaactttatttttgggctaccgattaaaaatgagttgattcgcatttaagcgtttctggatattctaccctaagggctgaaatacacaccaatgtggtatacaaagaggtcttacattaacttaatattataagttaatttgtaaaaatgttcatgttctacgcgagcgaagccgcgggtaacagtaAAAAGAAACggtttcaattgttttttattaagaactgaacatattaaaaattaagtctATTTATTAAGAACTAACGTgactgaattaaaaaagaaactccatgctttatatatttttcaacctatagttaaataatctaaattaaaaagctaataatcatattcaatgtaatgtttattgGCATAGCATACATAATGTATCGATTTAAggataaattaacatttaccggcttattaataaatgaaattaaccttttttattGCGTGCTAAATATAGCATTcacaatgttattatttgattttgcaaaaatacttttttttatttcttttaatacattttatttctcatttaaaGAACTGGGTCAATAAGATGACTATGTAAGGATTGTAAGGTTtccttatataatacataaaaaaactatgaCTTGAcgttatcaaattatttattccgtatatattttccatgggttttattttcaattgtatagaaaaaaaatgacatacatataatagGGGCCAGACAAAAAAGATTTCAGGATACTATAGCTTTAAATGTGTGACAGAAATATCACCATGTCATGTACTGctgcatttaatattatagtacttGTCTTCGGATGCGacacaatttttttcattacctACATTTATTCCTGCCGCCAACTTAAGAgattattttgttctttataaaaaaCCGCTAAGTCAAACAGTTAATTTGGCTAAAAAAATGGTCCCTTAAGCTCTTTATTTAAGCAATCATAAGACCTGAGAGATCATCGTAAAATTgtctatattattatcatagaaTAATCTATCTTGCGAGATCAAAGAGTCaaccataattatattatgtatgtgttttaCAAACGCAACAATTCAGTGGCGGTTCGGTCAAGGTTGGATCGGAATCGTTACTAATTACTCCGCCTATCGATAAAACCGTATGAAAGTTCGATAGTTTTTGAGTCAATCgcgtttaaatagaaaaatgcGGCGGAGGGGCCGttgtttcttaatatctagCAAAAATGACGCTGGGGTTTTTAAgcactttatattttatgcgCTAGTTTGTGTGGTCAAATCTTGTAACCGAATTTTAAGAGAGTTCCATTTAACCGACTAAAACTTTGCACAAGCCAAGGTGGTTTTTAGTTTCACTATAAACTCATATATCAACACACtcattcaaactttatttattcattagatacaaaaaaatcttggttttttaacattatttcttttatttttaaatacgattcTAAATATTTAGTTGAAGACTATACTATTAATTCAATCGTAATAATGCGAAACACTCCACGCGAGTTCGAGTCGCACTTGAccagatgtttttaataaagttgttCATATTTTAACAATGATTAATATCATCTGAGAACAAATGTTAAAGTTAAGTATGTTAcactttgtatattatatgtatgtatgcacagatatatatttttttatgttataggggggaAACTACCTGGAggctcacctaatggaaagtgattaccaccgcccatggacataaGTATAGTTATATCTGTGTAAGTTttgcacaaatatttttaattaaaattaacaatcctcctttttattgtaatttatgtattttccaATAACAAAGTACttacctaaattattttattaaagcattattttttaataacttaatctaaaaatatacaaaatacctGTATTTGGAAGAAAAAACTattgaattgtaataaatattattttactctttagtatttacaaaaatattaactaacatttgttataaattatttataatgttccaAGTGTttcataaatgacaaaaatacattatatatcatTGTtgcaacattaatataaaataccctGTAATGTGtaggtaagaaataaaaattaacaaattgcaCTGGCGGCCAGAATAGACAATCtacctgtaaaaaaaatatactttttaatttatttaaatttctaatgattatattagtaaaaaataaaattacacttaccgtgtacacatatttaaatttttctttaatttctaaATTGCTTTGTTCAAAAGTTTTCTTTTCTAGATAGCCCATTCCatagaaaaaacataaaattgttgATGGTGATGCAAGTAATTGATCAGTTAAAATCTTTTGAGcaactgtttttaaattagcTTTGGGTAgaaatttatctaaataaatataataataatgatgcaTTGGACCCATTAATGTTCCTACCACAAACATTCTTCctgaaaataaagatataagtactgtaatattaatcaatacaataatatgcaGTTGTATGGAGCTATTCATTTACCTGCTCGAGCCCAGTCATATCTTTTTGGTAAGATTTTTGATTGAAACTCAATTTCTTGCAGAATTAAATCACCCATAAGCATAAAACCACCTGATGATACACTGTTTGTAAgtagcagattttttttaaataagaaatagacACCACGGTTAAAAGTTGACTTCATCTTTAACACCACAATGTTAACGATTTCAGAAGATTCATCTGAAAATTATGGAATAATAGTAAAAAGAAATGACTCGTATTTTTTTGGTGTGaaagatgttatttatttactcataatagtatttcttaatttaaacaatcactattataatatattattgaagattttttttatttgtaattcttaCATAATGAGCATCATAATTTACtgcttatacataaaaaaatatattgttatgatcagcgtaaataattaagtgttacaaaataaactacCAATATATCACAATTAAGGCGCCAGTGCAATGAATttttaaagagattttttttacataatgctACTTTTGAAAGTTGCGCCTACTTTCGCTCATAATCTCTGAAAGTTAACCTTACACCATCATTACGTTCCCTTTTTGCTGCtatgataaaatttgttatgacTTATGACAAGCTTATCAATTCTGACACTTCCGTGATAATTGCCAAATTAACAAAAAGATTGTTGCTACTGAAAAAATTATGACACAACCACAGAGTACATAATCACTACGTTTTAAATGTCGATAGTCTGCCATGTACCAAAGCGAATTTGCTCGAAAGTTACTCACACACTTCCCAACTAACTTGTATTTCTAATTTGTTTTGTCTAGCAAAATGGTAAACTCCTCCGTACGGATTATTCATAACAAAGGGGCTTTTAAAcgcattaatttcaaataaaaaaggaatgaatatcgatataaaaataacttgttcAAGTAGTGCTGCAAGAACCAGCTGATTCTATGAACTGTTaccgataaaaataatagttttagtgcgattgtttttttttcctacttctaGTAACTTTTAATGAGGTCGAACTTTTTCTTGTTAATTAATTGAGTGTGAGTTAATTTGGAAAAAGTTTAGAGACATTTAGCAGATTATGAACTAGCGTAATTATAACACTGCTTACATTTCATTTAAGGGCAGCACTGACTATTTCATAATACAGATGATATCTCTCAAATTCTGACACTGACAATGACacagtaattatatacaattatacatacctTAAAAAGTGCATAATGCAGAATGCAGATGCGCAGTGTTTTCTGTGACTCAAAAATAAAAGCGACATGCGTATGAAAATTACCAGGGatagcaattaaataaaaaaaacatttttgttaccAAATTATAAAGATCTTCAATAAATATGTCTCAACAAAGTGAAAATCTAGATTTTTCTGGGATTTTTAAATTAGACGTATTGGCACAGTTTGATATCGCAAAACACAGTTTCTACGAAGTTGGCTTAAAGAAATTTTTAGCACTATCAAGCGAAaaagagttattatttttatatatcaattcaCAGTTCGAGAGATTTGATCATGTGTACGATTGGGACTTTGTTGATAATCCCGTTTATTGTATGTGTTTTGAGCCAAGTGGTACATGGGTATTGATTGTCAGTGAGGAAAAAATTCTACTTGCTCCTTTTTTACCTCGGTTTATACCccaaaatacatttgattgcAAATGGTCATTGTCAAGTGTGACTGTCTTACCACTTCTTGAAATTCCGGAACCTATATCTGTAGTGTGGTGGCTTACAAAAGAATCcgagaatataataataatagcttcaAAGGCAAGTAACTTTATAAGAATAAGTAATGGTGTCATTCTGAAAATGGAATCCATAAAGAtcacactttttttttagtcaGGATCAGTCATTTTCTACTGTTTGGAATCACAACATGTTGTTGCAGAAACTAAGGTTCCAGGAGAAATAGTTGACTTGCAAATTTGTTTTGATGACTCACTTGATCTCCTTGCATTATTAGTAAGTGACTTAttcctgtttatttattttttatttaactttatatttcatggaatgatattttaaaacacatactagtaaaataaataatgattcttTGATTCCTGGTAGATTTCAGGAGGTCCTACTCAACAATGGAAGTTAGTTTTGGAGCACAGATCTTTTGGATATAATTGGCTTCAACAAATGCAAATCCAAAATGATAAGGAGAAGAAAGATGGTTTTATGTCTTACATTAAACAATTATCTAAagacaaaattacattttttacacaaaGTGGATCTAAAGGCAAGCCTGTTTGGTTATTGAAATGgattttataagtattcatagtttgatattaaaataactgttaaactattttactaattaaataattaaatctaaatttttctttttcagatgaaaacaaaacacaaactgTGGAGTATGTATTGACTCCAATAGAGTACTTGCCAAAAAACCGAAAGAATTCGAACAGTTGGGCTTTGAGTGCACAATATGTAAATGGAAGACATTTTTTAACAGCATTAGAAATAAATGAAGGAATTATTacagttagttttaaaaatcacttaaaagacataaattttacttcatattatgattcaatttaaacaaaataaatatttaaattgttaaattcaatttgcttaaattgaaattacttaaagatattctattatatttgcAGCTTGGAAGCCCAGCTGATGATACACCATCAAAAACTCTTAAACCCCATATTAAAAATGATGGCTTATATGTTCAAGGCCTATGCTCTCCGAGATTGATATATCTGTTAAGAAAAAATCAATTGGAAATACACAGTGCTCAGTTCTCACAGAGACAGGTAAGTTAGTTTTactttgactattttttttcaacattgtTTTTTTGAAATGTGTAaggttttagaatatatatatgtcaccgtaagattacaaacatcgttagattacaatctatctcgtcagattgtaaactgtcgaaatattgtgaaccgtgaaatatgattgcaatttaacgcattatttttcgctatattgtaatctatcga
The window above is part of the Vanessa tameamea isolate UH-Manoa-2023 chromosome 6, ilVanTame1 primary haplotype, whole genome shotgun sequence genome. Proteins encoded here:
- the LOC113393463 gene encoding mpv17-like protein 2; the protein is MKSTFNRGVYFLFKKNLLLTNSVSSGGFMLMGDLILQEIEFQSKILPKRYDWARAGRMFVVGTLMGPMHHYYYIYLDKFLPKANLKTVAQKILTDQLLASPSTILCFFYGMGYLEKKTFEQSNLEIKEKFKYVYTVDCLFWPPVQFVNFYFLPTHYRVFYINVATMIYNVFLSFMKHLEHYK